Proteins found in one Artemia franciscana chromosome 13, ASM3288406v1, whole genome shotgun sequence genomic segment:
- the LOC136034366 gene encoding ADP-ribosylation factor-related protein 1-like, whose protein sequence is MFHLLNGFYKYMLQKDEYYVVILGLDNAGKTTYLEAAKTKFVRDYKPLNASKITSTVGLNIGKVDLLGVKVSFWDLGGQEELQSLWDKYYAESHGIIYIVDAFDRERIEESEKAFGKMIASEALTGVPILLLANKQDLPDCMGVREVKPIFQQSGSQIGTRDFMVMPVSALRGDGVEEGISWLVQCMKRNSDFRPPKNKDS, encoded by the exons ATGTTCCATTTACTGAATGGATTTTACAAATATATGCTTCAAAAGGATGAATACTATGTAGTGATTCTTGGACTTGACAATGCTGGAAAGACG ACATATTTGGAAGCTGCTAAAACTAAGTTTGTGAGAGACTATAAACCATTGAATGCATCAAAGATCACATCAACCGTTGGCCTCAACATAGGAAAGGTGGACTTGCTGGGAGTTAAAGTCAGCTTCTGGGATCTTGGCGGACAGGAAGAGTTACAGTCCTTGTGGGACAAG tattATGCCGAAAGTCATGGGATAATCTACATTGTCGACGCATTTGACAGAGAAAGAATTGAAGAGTCGGAAAAAGCGtttg gGAAGATGATAGCGAGCGAAGCTTTGACTGGTGTTCCCATATTGTTACTAGCCAATAAGCAAGATCTGCCTGATTGCATGGGTGTCCGTGAAGTGAAACCAATTTTCCAGCAAAGTGGCTCACAAATTGGAACAAGGGATTTTATGGTTATGCCTGTTTCTGCATTACGAGG ggatggtGTTGAAGAAGGCATAAGCTGGCTTGTCCAATGTATGAAGAGAAACAGCGACTTTCGGCCACCGAAAAATAAAGACagctag
- the LOC136035052 gene encoding uncharacterized protein LOC136035052 — MTCVSSELLSNVILSRLRNAVDKVLREEHCGLKKGRGFVDQVFTLWSIIEKSLRCQTPLVFSFIDYEYAFDSVDKKVLAKVLLLYGIPDEYIIVILAVYESNTALDKLGNEVSNWFCIKSRI; from the coding sequence aTGACCTGTGTAAGTAGCGAATTACTTAGTAATGTGATACTTTCTAGACTGAgaaatgctgtagacaaagttttaagagaagaacactGCGGTCTTAAAAAAGGAAGAGGAtttgtcgaccaagttttcactctatggtcaataattgagaagtcccttcgttgtcaaacacctttggtcttcagttttattgattatgagtatgcgttcgattctgttgataaaaaAGTTTTAGCAAAAGTCTTATTATTATATGGCATACCAGACGAATACATAATAGTGATTTTAGCTGTGTACGAGAGTAACACTGCTCTGGATAAgctaggaaatgaggttagtaactggttttgtattaaatcacgAATttag